Proteins encoded together in one Deltaproteobacteria bacterium window:
- a CDS encoding thymidine phosphorylase, which produces MQVVEFIRSVRDGETLRTEDIQEFIGQIASGELPDYQATAYLMAVYHRGLSDEATVATTLAMRDSGEVIDLSHIQKVKVDKHSTGGVGDKISIPLAPLVAACGVPVPMISGRGLGHTGGTLDKLESIPGFQVGLSQERFCELVEELNICLIGATAKVAPADRKLYALRDVTATVDSIPLITASILSKKLSEGIDALVLDVKVGRGAFMKDEPSARKLAESLVRVGTGAGLDVKAYLTHMDHPLGTTIGNALEIRESIEILRGEGPADSTELTLALGAEMLVLGKVAGSIDEARGKLSEVISSGAGLSLFGKVIEAQGGDASVLDDLSKLPTAPQTTEVCAPRSGVVSHMDALGLGVAAMKLGAGRAKAEDVVDPAVGLELLVKPGAKIEKNQPMVRIHHRDDAAACRADVLENVVISDDYEAPASIVIDVIGS; this is translated from the coding sequence GTGCAAGTAGTAGAATTCATTCGTTCGGTGCGTGACGGGGAAACGCTTCGTACTGAGGATATTCAAGAATTTATTGGGCAAATTGCCAGTGGTGAATTACCTGATTATCAAGCTACAGCTTACCTTATGGCGGTTTACCATCGAGGTCTCAGCGATGAAGCCACTGTGGCTACCACCCTTGCGATGCGAGATTCTGGTGAGGTGATCGACCTCTCTCACATTCAAAAAGTTAAGGTTGATAAGCATTCCACCGGCGGCGTTGGTGATAAAATCTCGATTCCATTGGCGCCATTGGTTGCGGCGTGCGGCGTACCTGTCCCCATGATCAGTGGGCGTGGATTAGGGCACACCGGTGGCACTCTGGATAAGCTCGAATCTATTCCTGGATTTCAAGTAGGACTTTCTCAAGAACGATTTTGCGAATTGGTGGAAGAGCTTAATATTTGTTTGATTGGTGCCACGGCTAAAGTGGCGCCGGCAGATCGTAAGTTGTACGCACTGCGAGATGTTACGGCGACTGTTGACTCGATTCCCCTGATCACAGCCTCCATCTTGTCCAAGAAACTTTCAGAAGGAATCGATGCTTTGGTACTCGATGTCAAAGTGGGACGCGGGGCGTTTATGAAAGATGAACCTTCCGCACGAAAGTTGGCAGAGAGCTTGGTTCGCGTGGGCACCGGGGCAGGTCTTGATGTGAAGGCTTATTTAACTCACATGGACCATCCTTTAGGCACGACCATCGGTAACGCTCTCGAAATTCGGGAGTCTATTGAGATTCTTCGTGGCGAGGGCCCTGCAGACAGTACGGAACTAACATTGGCGCTCGGTGCTGAAATGCTGGTTTTGGGTAAAGTTGCGGGAAGCATTGATGAAGCACGTGGTAAACTTAGTGAGGTGATTTCGTCGGGTGCGGGTTTGTCTTTATTTGGTAAAGTAATTGAGGCCCAAGGTGGGGACGCAAGTGTCCTTGATGACCTCTCTAAACTGCCGACTGCTCCGCAAACCACAGAAGTCTGTGCACCACGTTCCGGCGTCGTTTCACACATGGATGCTTTAGGTCTTGGTGTGGCTGCGATGAAACTCGGTGCAGGGCGAGCCAAAGCCGAAGATGTGGTTGATCCCGCAGTAGGATTGGAGCTTTTGGTCAAACCTGGGGCTAAAATCGAGAAAAATCAGCCTATGGTGAGAATTCATCACCGCGATGATGCGGCGGCCTGCCGTGCCGATGTCCTAGAAAACGTCGTAATATCAGATGATTATGAGGCACCTGCGTCGATTGTCATCGATGTGATCGGCTCTTGA